In a single window of the Saccharothrix australiensis genome:
- a CDS encoding zinc-binding dehydrogenase has product MLAARLNVKTRSLAVEEVPTPEPGPGQVRVRVAAAGVCLSDVHLIDGSLSPLFLTGDVVTLGHEVSGTVDALGPGVTAPAEGQRVLLQAGEERAGVVYTRGVDYDGGWAQYALAAADTVVPIPDSLPFEQAAILPDAVSTPWAAIATTGEVRPAEAVGVWGAGGLGAHGVQLLRLAGAAPIIAVDPLPAARDRALAFGADFAFDPADAELPRRVRQANGGRGLAAAFDFAGVAAVREQAVACLAAHGRLVLVGLTDRPLTITDGTAFSYFQQQVRGHYGSEPRHLTELVNLVAHGRIDFARSITDVLPLTAAQEAVDRLIRKEGDPIRLVLRP; this is encoded by the coding sequence ATGCTGGCTGCCCGGTTGAACGTGAAGACCCGCTCGCTGGCGGTGGAGGAGGTGCCCACGCCCGAGCCGGGGCCGGGGCAGGTGCGCGTCCGGGTGGCCGCCGCCGGCGTGTGCCTGTCCGACGTGCACCTGATCGACGGCAGCCTCTCGCCGCTGTTCCTCACGGGTGACGTGGTCACCCTCGGTCACGAGGTGTCGGGCACCGTGGACGCGCTCGGCCCCGGCGTGACCGCGCCGGCCGAGGGGCAGCGGGTCCTGCTGCAAGCCGGTGAGGAGCGCGCCGGCGTCGTCTACACGCGCGGGGTCGACTACGACGGCGGGTGGGCGCAGTACGCGCTGGCCGCCGCCGACACGGTCGTGCCCATCCCGGACAGCCTGCCGTTCGAGCAGGCGGCGATCCTGCCGGACGCGGTCAGCACGCCGTGGGCGGCGATCGCGACGACCGGCGAGGTGCGCCCCGCCGAGGCCGTCGGCGTCTGGGGCGCGGGCGGGCTGGGCGCGCACGGCGTGCAGCTGCTGCGGCTGGCCGGCGCGGCCCCGATCATCGCCGTCGACCCGCTGCCCGCGGCCAGGGACCGCGCGCTGGCGTTCGGCGCGGACTTCGCCTTCGACCCGGCCGACGCGGAGCTGCCGCGCCGGGTGCGCCAGGCCAACGGCGGGCGCGGCCTGGCGGCGGCGTTCGACTTCGCCGGGGTGGCGGCGGTGCGCGAGCAGGCCGTGGCGTGCCTGGCGGCACACGGCCGGCTGGTGCTGGTCGGGCTGACCGACCGACCGCTCACCATCACCGACGGCACCGCGTTCAGCTACTTCCAGCAGCAGGTGCGCGGTCACTACGGCTCCGAGCCCCGGCACCTGACCGAGCTGGTGAACCTGGTCGCGCACGGGCGGATCGACTTCGCCCGGTCCATCACCGACGTGCTGCCGCTGACCGCGGCGCAGGAGGCGGTGGACCGGCTGATCCGCAAGGAGGGCGACCCGATCCGCCTGGTGCTCCGGCCCTGA
- a CDS encoding GbsR/MarR family transcriptional regulator, with protein sequence MPGGRLDHEDRRVIAEGLAEGLGYAEIARRLARPTSTVSREVARNGGPRDYRANRAHQATARRARRRPGRVAGSAATGQAADRSGRAFEAVREFERMFARMMVQTGLPPMMARVLACLFTSDTGSLTAAELVRRLQVSPASVSKAVKYLEPLEMVKREREPGGRRERYAIDEDVWYRAWLASTRSMAMWAATAGRGADVLGRTTPAGARLHTTSRFFRHIGQDMAKAAEHWRQALTGRP encoded by the coding sequence ATGCCGGGAGGACGCCTCGACCACGAGGACCGCAGGGTCATCGCCGAGGGGCTGGCCGAGGGGCTCGGGTACGCCGAGATCGCCCGCCGCCTGGCGCGGCCGACGTCGACCGTCAGCCGCGAGGTCGCGCGCAACGGCGGGCCCCGCGACTACCGGGCCAACCGCGCGCACCAGGCGACCGCGCGGCGCGCCCGCCGCCGACCGGGCCGCGTCGCCGGGTCGGCCGCCACCGGGCAGGCCGCCGACCGCTCCGGCCGCGCCTTCGAGGCGGTGCGGGAGTTCGAGCGGATGTTCGCGCGGATGATGGTCCAGACCGGCCTGCCGCCGATGATGGCGAGGGTGCTGGCCTGCCTGTTCACCAGCGACACCGGCAGCCTCACCGCCGCCGAGCTGGTCCGGCGGCTCCAGGTCAGCCCCGCGTCGGTGTCCAAGGCGGTGAAGTACCTGGAGCCGCTGGAGATGGTCAAGCGCGAGCGCGAGCCCGGCGGGCGGCGCGAGCGGTACGCCATCGACGAGGACGTCTGGTACCGGGCGTGGCTGGCGAGCACCCGTTCGATGGCGATGTGGGCGGCCACCGCCGGGCGGGGAGCGGACGTCCTCGGCCGCACGACGCCGGCGGGCGCTCGCCTGCACACCACGAGCCGGTTCTTCCGGCACATCGGGCAGGACATGGCGAAGGCGGCCGAGCACTGGCGGCAGGCGCTCACCGGCCGGCCGTGA
- a CDS encoding cytochrome P450 — MTTPPQVPPLPTGRAPGRPFDPPDGLAELRERQPLSRLAYPDGHVGWLVTGHALLREVLADPRFSARSELRHVPIPGVAAAGTPAPPGNFTATDPPEHTRYRRLLTGQFTVRRMRQLTEEVRRITAEHLDAMERQGPVVDLVEAFAQPVPARVICELLGVPDADRERFRHHATQLVRLGAAHEEVMAAYTAVNEIVRELVAAKRAAPTDDLLSGLTESDLTDEELVNIGFTLLGAGLDTTANMIALGTFALLCAPDQLAVLRADPGSTDQAVEELLRYLSIIPFTVRVALEDVELAGVVIKAGESVTASIPAANRDPARFTEPDALDLRRPSGGHVAFGHGVHQCLGQQLARVELRVALPALFERFPDLRLAVAADDVATRGDMLIHGVHRLPVTWDR, encoded by the coding sequence GTGACCACACCGCCGCAGGTGCCCCCGCTGCCCACCGGGCGGGCGCCCGGCCGCCCCTTCGACCCGCCCGACGGCCTCGCCGAGCTGCGCGAGCGGCAGCCGCTGAGCCGCCTCGCCTACCCGGACGGGCACGTGGGCTGGCTCGTGACCGGCCACGCCCTCCTCCGGGAGGTGCTGGCCGACCCGCGCTTCAGCGCCCGGAGCGAGCTGCGGCACGTCCCGATCCCCGGCGTCGCCGCCGCGGGCACCCCCGCGCCGCCGGGCAACTTCACCGCCACCGACCCGCCGGAGCACACCCGCTACCGCAGGCTGCTCACCGGCCAGTTCACCGTGCGCCGGATGCGGCAGCTCACCGAGGAGGTCCGCCGGATCACGGCCGAGCACCTCGACGCGATGGAGCGGCAGGGCCCCGTCGTGGACCTCGTGGAGGCGTTCGCGCAGCCCGTGCCGGCCCGGGTGATCTGCGAGCTGCTGGGCGTGCCCGACGCGGACCGCGAGCGCTTCCGGCACCACGCGACGCAGCTCGTCCGCCTGGGCGCCGCGCACGAGGAGGTGATGGCCGCCTACACCGCCGTCAACGAGATCGTCCGCGAGCTGGTGGCGGCCAAGCGCGCCGCGCCCACCGACGACCTGCTCAGCGGCCTCACCGAGAGCGACCTCACCGACGAGGAGCTGGTGAACATCGGCTTCACGCTGCTCGGCGCGGGCCTGGACACCACCGCGAACATGATCGCGCTCGGCACGTTCGCCCTGCTGTGCGCGCCCGACCAGCTCGCGGTCCTGCGCGCCGACCCGGGGTCCACCGACCAAGCGGTCGAGGAGCTGCTGCGGTACCTGAGCATCATCCCGTTCACGGTCCGCGTGGCGCTGGAGGACGTGGAGCTGGCCGGCGTGGTGATCAAGGCGGGCGAGTCGGTCACCGCGTCGATCCCGGCGGCCAACCGCGACCCCGCGCGGTTCACCGAGCCCGACGCCCTCGACCTGCGCCGCCCGTCCGGCGGGCACGTGGCGTTCGGCCACGGCGTCCACCAGTGCCTGGGCCAGCAGCTGGCGCGCGTGGAGCTGCGGGTCGCGCTGCCCGCGCTGTTCGAGCGGTTCCCGGACCTGCGCCTGGCGGTCGCCGCCGACGACGTCGCCACGCGCGGCGACATGCTCATCCACGGCGTCCACCGCCTGCCCGTCACCTGGGACCGGTGA
- a CDS encoding oxidoreductase yields the protein MTAKVCLVTGASSGIGHATALELLRAGHVVYGVARRLRRMDPIRAAGARALAVDVTEEDDLRRAVDTVLEEQGRIDVLVNNAGIGLHGAIEDVPLDQARNQFEVNLFAPARLVQLVLPRMREQRSGRIVNVSSIGGEIALPLGAWYYASKHALEAYSDTLRQEVRPFGVDVVLIQPGIIRTEFEDGTARELREISGRGAYREVAEAMAARAETQLGAGSRASDPSVVARAIVRAAGAHRVKPRYAVGYLAGTLLRLNRFLPDRAFDKLVTRAT from the coding sequence GTGACCGCCAAGGTATGCCTCGTCACCGGCGCATCGTCCGGGATCGGCCACGCCACCGCGCTCGAACTCCTGCGCGCCGGGCACGTCGTGTACGGGGTCGCGCGCCGCCTGCGGAGGATGGACCCGATCCGCGCCGCCGGCGCTCGCGCGCTGGCCGTCGACGTCACCGAGGAGGACGACCTCCGCCGCGCGGTGGACACCGTCCTGGAGGAGCAGGGCCGGATCGACGTGCTGGTGAACAACGCCGGTATCGGGCTGCACGGCGCCATCGAGGACGTGCCGCTCGACCAGGCGCGCAACCAGTTCGAGGTCAACCTCTTCGCGCCCGCCCGGCTGGTGCAGCTGGTCCTGCCGCGGATGCGCGAGCAGCGCTCCGGGCGGATCGTCAACGTGTCCTCGATCGGCGGCGAGATCGCCCTGCCGCTCGGGGCCTGGTACTACGCGTCCAAGCACGCGCTGGAGGCGTACTCCGACACGCTGCGGCAGGAGGTGCGGCCGTTCGGCGTGGACGTGGTGCTCATCCAGCCCGGCATCATCAGGACGGAGTTCGAGGACGGGACCGCGCGGGAGCTGCGCGAGATCTCCGGGCGGGGCGCGTACCGGGAGGTCGCCGAGGCGATGGCGGCCCGCGCCGAGACGCAGCTGGGCGCGGGCAGCAGGGCGTCGGACCCGTCGGTCGTCGCGCGGGCCATCGTGCGGGCCGCCGGGGCGCACCGCGTGAAGCCGCGCTACGCCGTCGGCTACCTGGCCGGGACCCTGTTGCGGCTCAACCGGTTCCTGCCGGACCGCGCGTTCGACAAGCTGGTCACGCGCGCCACGTGA
- the lexA gene encoding transcriptional repressor LexA has translation MTAYHDPDAFEHLDTSTLPPRQQRILVAIRDWVVRHGYSPSTRQLADAVGLRSTSAVSKHLASLEDKGFLRRGSAVARPIDVRAFLGERPRREPEDAVAVPVVGDIAAGSPIAAEEHVDDVLSLPRRITGRGAVFGLRVRGDSMVDAAICDGDIVVVRQQHEAHSGQIVAAMIDGEATVKVYRRRDGHVRLEPRNPAYDVIDGDEAVVLGVVVSVLRSV, from the coding sequence GTGACCGCCTACCACGATCCCGACGCGTTCGAGCACCTGGACACCTCGACCCTGCCGCCGCGTCAGCAGCGCATCCTGGTCGCGATCCGGGACTGGGTGGTCCGGCACGGGTACTCGCCGAGCACCCGCCAGCTCGCCGACGCCGTCGGCCTGCGGTCCACGTCGGCGGTGTCGAAGCACCTGGCGAGCCTGGAGGACAAGGGGTTCCTGCGGCGCGGGTCGGCGGTGGCGCGACCGATCGACGTGCGCGCGTTCCTCGGCGAGCGACCCCGGCGGGAGCCCGAGGACGCGGTGGCCGTGCCGGTGGTCGGCGACATCGCCGCGGGCAGCCCCATCGCGGCCGAGGAGCACGTCGACGACGTCCTGTCGCTGCCCCGCCGGATCACCGGGCGCGGTGCCGTCTTCGGCCTGCGGGTGCGCGGCGACTCGATGGTCGACGCGGCGATCTGCGACGGCGACATCGTCGTGGTCCGGCAGCAGCACGAGGCGCACTCCGGTCAGATCGTCGCCGCGATGATCGACGGCGAGGCCACCGTCAAGGTGTACCGGCGGCGCGACGGCCACGTCCGGCTGGAGCCGCGCAACCCGGCCTACGACGTCATCGACGGCGACGAGGCCGTCGTCCTGGGTGTGGTCGTGTCGGTCCTGCGCAGCGTCTGA
- a CDS encoding PLP-dependent aminotransferase family protein, whose amino-acid sequence MSNDSADRIVAGLRTWLAQAPPGARVPSNRALVAEYGASPVTVQKAMRTLGALGLVESRPGVGTFVRAARAVAPPDYGWQTGALRSSHTRAPVLATPLRLNPSDAIGLHAGYPDRDLLPERLVRAALARAARGDAALARSAADGLPELRAWFATELAGATPPGVTPPAPRDVVILPGSQSGLSTLFRSLVGAGRPLLIESPSYWGAILAAAQAGVRVVPVPSGSAGPDPDELARAFAETGARVFYAQPNYANPTGAQWSPDLADRVLDVVRARGAFLIEDDWAHDLGIDTTARPIAARDDAGHVVYLRSLTKSVSPAVRVAAVVARGPARDRVLADRGAESMYVSGLLQAAALDVVTQPGWRTHLRAVRHQLRARRDLLAAGLAEHVPQAHLDHVPPGGLNLWARLPDDTDLGRLARDCEAEGVVIAPGTEWFPAEPSGRFIRLNFAGPDPDRFPEGARVLGRVLGRSGARRAGA is encoded by the coding sequence ATGTCCAACGATAGCGCCGACCGGATCGTGGCCGGCCTCCGCACCTGGCTCGCCCAAGCCCCACCGGGCGCGCGGGTGCCCTCCAACCGGGCGCTGGTGGCCGAGTACGGCGCGAGCCCGGTCACCGTCCAGAAGGCCATGCGCACCCTCGGCGCGCTCGGGCTGGTCGAGTCCCGGCCCGGCGTGGGCACGTTCGTCCGCGCCGCGCGCGCCGTCGCACCGCCCGACTACGGCTGGCAGACCGGCGCGCTGCGCTCGTCGCACACCCGCGCGCCCGTCCTGGCCACCCCGCTGCGGCTCAACCCGTCCGACGCGATCGGCCTGCACGCCGGCTACCCCGACCGCGACCTGCTCCCCGAACGGCTGGTGCGCGCCGCGCTCGCGCGGGCCGCCAGGGGCGACGCCGCGCTGGCGAGGTCCGCCGCGGACGGGCTGCCGGAGCTGCGCGCCTGGTTCGCCACCGAGCTGGCCGGGGCCACCCCGCCCGGCGTCACCCCGCCCGCGCCGCGCGACGTGGTGATCCTGCCCGGCAGCCAGAGCGGCCTGAGCACGCTGTTCCGCTCGCTGGTCGGCGCCGGCCGCCCGCTGCTCATCGAGTCGCCGAGCTACTGGGGCGCGATCCTCGCCGCGGCGCAGGCCGGCGTGCGGGTGGTGCCCGTGCCGAGCGGCTCGGCGGGCCCGGACCCCGACGAGCTGGCGCGGGCCTTCGCCGAGACCGGGGCGCGCGTGTTCTACGCGCAGCCGAACTACGCCAACCCCACCGGCGCGCAGTGGTCGCCGGACCTGGCCGACCGGGTCCTCGACGTGGTCCGCGCCCGCGGCGCGTTCCTGATCGAGGACGACTGGGCGCACGACCTCGGCATCGACACCACCGCCCGGCCCATCGCGGCCCGCGACGACGCGGGCCACGTCGTCTACCTGCGGTCCCTGACCAAGAGCGTGTCGCCGGCCGTGCGGGTCGCCGCCGTCGTCGCCCGCGGCCCCGCGCGCGACCGCGTCCTCGCGGACCGGGGCGCGGAGTCGATGTACGTCAGCGGCCTGCTCCAGGCCGCCGCGCTCGACGTCGTCACCCAGCCGGGGTGGCGCACCCACCTCCGCGCGGTGCGCCACCAGCTTCGGGCGCGCCGTGACCTGCTCGCGGCCGGCCTCGCCGAGCACGTGCCGCAGGCGCACCTGGACCACGTCCCGCCCGGCGGCCTCAACCTGTGGGCCCGCCTGCCCGACGACACCGACCTCGGCCGGCTCGCCCGCGACTGCGAGGCCGAGGGCGTCGTGATCGCGCCCGGCACCGAGTGGTTCCCCGCCGAGCCCAGCGGGCGCTTCATCCGCCTCAACTTCGCGGGCCCGGACCCCGACCGGTTCCCCGAGGGCGCGCGCGTCCTCGGGCGCGTGCTGGGCCGGTCCGGCGCCCGGCGCGCCGGAGCGTGA
- a CDS encoding DMT family transporter — MLPPPGAGLGWGLLGVVAFSFTVPFTRVAVGGLSPLFIGAGRAVVAALLAAAALALTRQPRPRGGQWARLAVVAGGVVVGFPVLTSYALTTAPAGHGAVVVALLPVATAVLAAARGKERPPASFWVLSAVGALAALVFASVQGGGFGRLHWSDLLLFGAVVAAAIGYAEGGLLARELGSWQTVSWALVLAAPLMTALTVASAVQRPPSGTAAQWAAFGYLAVVSMFLGFFAWYRGLAIGPMARVSQVQLVQPVMTISWAAVLLHEELTWPTVIGGAVVITSAAVLNCPPSSGGLGRLLVGGTRGVSRRSKSMIDERRAVNHRRGLAEPSGSTSEQGS, encoded by the coding sequence GTGCTACCGCCGCCGGGCGCGGGCCTGGGGTGGGGGCTGCTGGGCGTGGTGGCGTTCTCCTTCACCGTCCCGTTCACCCGCGTGGCCGTCGGCGGCCTGTCCCCGCTGTTCATCGGCGCGGGGCGGGCGGTCGTGGCGGCGCTGCTCGCCGCCGCCGCGCTGGCCCTGACCAGGCAACCCCGACCGCGCGGCGGGCAGTGGGCGCGGCTGGCCGTGGTCGCCGGCGGGGTGGTCGTCGGCTTCCCGGTGCTGACCTCCTACGCGCTCACCACCGCGCCCGCCGGCCACGGCGCGGTGGTGGTCGCGCTGCTGCCCGTAGCGACCGCCGTGCTGGCCGCGGCGCGCGGCAAGGAGCGCCCGCCGGCGTCGTTCTGGGTGCTGTCCGCGGTCGGCGCGCTCGCGGCGCTGGTGTTCGCGTCGGTCCAGGGCGGCGGGTTCGGGCGGCTGCACTGGTCGGACCTGCTGCTGTTCGGGGCGGTGGTCGCGGCGGCGATCGGCTACGCGGAGGGAGGGCTGCTCGCCCGCGAACTCGGCTCGTGGCAGACCGTGTCCTGGGCCCTGGTGCTCGCCGCGCCCCTGATGACCGCGCTGACGGTCGCGTCGGCGGTGCAGCGGCCACCGTCCGGGACGGCGGCGCAGTGGGCGGCGTTCGGCTACCTGGCCGTGGTGAGCATGTTCCTGGGCTTCTTCGCCTGGTACCGGGGCCTGGCGATCGGGCCGATGGCGCGGGTCAGCCAGGTGCAGCTGGTCCAGCCGGTGATGACCATCTCGTGGGCGGCCGTGCTGCTGCACGAGGAGCTGACCTGGCCCACGGTGATCGGCGGGGCGGTGGTCATCACATCTGCGGCTGTGTTGAATTGCCCTCCTTCGTCGGGCGGGCTCGGCCGCCTCTTGGTCGGCGGCACACGGGGCGTCTCCCGCCGATCGAAAAGCATGATCGACGAAAGACGCGCCGTGAACCACCGACGCGGCCTCGCGGAACCGAGCGGGAGCACTAGCGAGCAGGGAAGTTGA
- a CDS encoding thiamine pyrophosphate-binding protein, which yields MTVAEAVGRVLADLGADHVFGVVGSGNFHVTNALVAAGARYVAARHEGGAATMADAYARTGGGLGVLSVHQGCGLTNAMTGIAEAAKSGTPLLVLAGEATSPRSNFAVDQCALAAAVGAVPLRVRAASAHRDAAHAVRLARENRAVLLNLPLDVQGEPATDVLPPAPPAPPAPPPDVAQLAALLAAARRPVFVAGRGARHAGPALAALGARCGALLATSAVAHGLFRDDPWSLGISGGFATPLAAELIAAADLVVAWGCALTGWTTRHGTLIGPDARVAQVDVDPAAIGGHRPVDGGVVGDVRAVAEALADVVEPAPGYRSAEVAARIAGAGRWRDVPFADESDGRRIDPRALSVRLDDLLPARRVVGVDSGNFMGYPSAYLSVPDERGFCFTQAFQSVGLGLATTIGAALARPDHLPVAALGDGGALMGVAELETVVRLGLPMVVVVYNDAAYGAEVHHFGPAGHPLDAVRFPDTDFAALGRGFGCAGLTVRRAEDLAGLADWLAGPRDRPLVVDAKVTGRRGAWWLEEAFRGH from the coding sequence GTGACCGTCGCCGAGGCCGTCGGCCGGGTCCTCGCCGACCTCGGGGCCGACCACGTCTTCGGCGTGGTCGGCAGCGGCAACTTCCACGTCACCAACGCCCTGGTCGCGGCCGGCGCGCGGTACGTCGCGGCGCGGCACGAGGGCGGCGCGGCGACGATGGCGGACGCCTACGCGCGCACCGGCGGCGGGCTCGGCGTGCTGTCCGTGCACCAGGGCTGCGGGCTGACCAACGCCATGACCGGCATCGCGGAGGCGGCCAAGAGCGGGACGCCGCTGCTGGTGCTGGCCGGCGAGGCGACCTCGCCGCGGTCGAACTTCGCCGTCGACCAGTGCGCGCTGGCCGCCGCGGTCGGCGCGGTGCCGCTGCGGGTGCGCGCCGCGTCCGCGCACCGGGACGCGGCCCACGCCGTCCGGCTGGCGCGGGAGAACCGCGCGGTGCTGCTCAACCTGCCGCTGGACGTGCAGGGCGAGCCCGCCACGGACGTGCTGCCGCCCGCGCCACCCGCACCGCCCGCGCCACCACCGGACGTCGCGCAGCTCGCGGCGCTGCTCGCGGCGGCCCGGCGGCCGGTGTTCGTGGCCGGTCGGGGCGCGCGGCACGCCGGCCCCGCGCTGGCCGCGTTGGGGGCGCGGTGCGGCGCGCTGCTCGCGACCTCGGCGGTGGCGCACGGGTTGTTCCGCGACGACCCGTGGTCACTGGGCATCTCGGGCGGGTTCGCCACCCCGCTGGCGGCGGAGCTGATCGCCGCCGCGGACCTGGTCGTCGCGTGGGGTTGCGCGCTGACGGGGTGGACCACGCGGCACGGCACGCTGATCGGCCCGGACGCGCGGGTCGCCCAGGTCGACGTCGACCCGGCGGCGATCGGCGGGCACCGACCGGTGGACGGCGGCGTGGTCGGCGACGTGCGCGCGGTGGCCGAGGCGCTGGCGGACGTGGTCGAACCCGCGCCCGGCTACCGGTCGGCCGAGGTCGCCGCCCGGATCGCCGGCGCGGGCCGGTGGCGTGACGTGCCGTTCGCCGACGAGTCCGACGGGCGGCGGATCGACCCGCGCGCCCTGTCGGTCCGGCTGGACGACCTGCTGCCCGCGCGGCGGGTGGTGGGCGTGGACTCCGGCAACTTCATGGGTTACCCGAGCGCGTACCTGTCCGTGCCCGACGAGCGCGGTTTCTGCTTCACGCAGGCGTTCCAGTCGGTCGGGCTGGGCTTGGCGACCACCATCGGCGCGGCCCTCGCCCGGCCCGACCACCTGCCCGTGGCGGCGCTCGGCGACGGTGGCGCGCTGATGGGCGTCGCCGAGCTGGAGACGGTCGTGCGGCTCGGCCTGCCGATGGTCGTGGTGGTGTACAACGACGCCGCGTACGGCGCGGAGGTGCACCACTTCGGGCCGGCGGGGCACCCCCTGGACGCCGTGCGGTTCCCGGACACCGACTTCGCCGCGCTGGGCCGGGGCTTCGGCTGCGCCGGGCTGACCGTGCGGCGAGCCGAGGACCTGGCGGGGCTGGCCGACTGGCTGGCCGGTCCGCGCGACCGGCCGCTGGTGGTCGACGCGAAGGTGACCGGCCGGCGCGGCGCCTGGTGGCTGGAGGAGGCGTTCCGGGGCCACTGA
- a CDS encoding cyclase family protein, with protein sequence MSVLRNLLDALGSGRVEIVDLTAPLHSGTPVLRLPEPFANTVPFQLSEISRYDDRGPAWYWNDIHTGEHTGTHFDAPVHWVTGRDGHDVSQVPPRRLVGPAAVLDFADAAAADPDFLLEVDHVRAWEAEHGPLPDGGWVLYRTGWDARGEDEEAFLNSGHTPGISPDCARWLADETSILGIGVETVGTDAGAAPTLDPAFPCHSLLLGADKYGLTQLRNLAALPPTGAVVLASPLPIVGGSGSPTRVLALVER encoded by the coding sequence ATGTCGGTTCTCCGGAACCTCCTCGACGCCCTCGGCTCCGGCCGGGTGGAGATCGTCGACCTGACCGCGCCGCTGCACTCGGGCACCCCGGTGTTGCGGCTGCCCGAACCGTTCGCCAACACGGTCCCGTTCCAGCTCAGCGAGATCAGCCGCTACGACGACCGGGGTCCCGCGTGGTACTGGAACGACATCCACACCGGCGAGCACACCGGCACCCACTTCGACGCGCCGGTGCACTGGGTGACCGGGCGCGACGGGCACGACGTCTCGCAGGTGCCGCCGCGCCGGCTGGTCGGCCCCGCCGCGGTGCTGGACTTCGCCGACGCCGCCGCGGCGGACCCGGACTTCCTGCTGGAGGTCGACCACGTGCGCGCCTGGGAGGCCGAGCACGGCCCGCTGCCGGACGGTGGTTGGGTGCTGTACCGCACGGGCTGGGACGCGCGGGGCGAGGACGAGGAGGCGTTCCTGAACTCGGGCCACACGCCGGGGATCTCGCCGGACTGCGCGCGGTGGCTGGCCGACGAGACCTCGATCCTCGGGATCGGCGTGGAGACGGTGGGCACCGACGCGGGCGCGGCGCCCACCCTCGACCCCGCGTTCCCGTGCCACTCCCTGCTGCTCGGCGCGGACAAGTACGGCCTGACGCAGCTGCGCAACCTCGCCGCGCTGCCGCCGACCGGCGCGGTGGTGCTGGCCTCGCCGCTGCCGATCGTGGGCGGGTCGGGCAGCCCGACGAGGGTGCTGGCCCTGGTCGAGCGGTGA
- a CDS encoding cupin domain-containing protein — translation MSGVFHYTDGTPSREGALTAYATHRDDVTGLRQAVHHYRSGRSGPRAPGAGRLEALYVLSGTGTLHRRDGGHPLRPESAALLVGAEPCEISTDGELVLVSVSADERPEVACGPPHAVLDLADRSTQDAVSDREYQVLFDPATGCSGVTQFLGHIPAVRTPRHYHPYSEMAFVVGGSGRVEIEGAVSALGPGSCFHLPAGVPHRVENTGSGFLRLLGVFTPAGSPAQHTPVA, via the coding sequence GTGAGCGGGGTCTTCCACTACACCGACGGCACACCTTCGCGTGAGGGCGCGCTCACCGCCTACGCGACGCACCGGGACGACGTGACCGGCCTGCGGCAGGCGGTCCACCACTACCGGTCGGGCCGGTCGGGCCCGCGCGCGCCCGGCGCGGGCCGGCTGGAGGCGCTGTACGTCCTGTCCGGCACGGGAACCCTGCACCGCCGGGACGGCGGCCACCCGCTGCGACCGGAGTCGGCGGCGTTGCTCGTGGGCGCGGAACCCTGCGAGATCAGCACGGACGGGGAACTCGTCCTGGTGTCGGTCTCCGCCGACGAACGGCCCGAGGTCGCCTGCGGCCCGCCGCACGCGGTGCTGGACCTCGCCGACCGGTCCACGCAGGACGCCGTGAGCGACCGCGAGTACCAGGTCCTGTTCGACCCGGCGACCGGGTGCTCAGGCGTGACCCAGTTCCTCGGGCACATCCCCGCGGTGCGGACACCGCGGCACTACCACCCGTACAGCGAGATGGCGTTCGTGGTGGGCGGTTCGGGTCGGGTGGAGATCGAGGGCGCGGTGTCCGCCCTCGGGCCCGGCAGCTGCTTCCACCTGCCCGCCGGCGTGCCTCACCGGGTGGAGAACACGGGGTCCGGCTTCCTGCGGCTGCTGGGCGTGTTCACCCCGGCGGGCAGCCCCGCGCAGCACACACCCGTGGCATGA